ACAACACATCAAGTgctttttttaaatcttttaaatcCATGTTAATGTGAACTTCCTCCTCTAGTTTCTCTGAACTGGATCAACCTGGCAACCACTCTTTGTAAGTGTTgatctgtttcttttcttctctttctctgaCTCTCCTTTCTGCTATTTGACTTTCAATATTTCCAAAAGAAGTCTGGTAAGTTGTAAGTAGTGGCTACGAAGAGTAAGAGATTGTTTGGGGCTGCATTTGAATCGATAAAGTTATGATTCGATTGTAAATCAAGTTATTAATAGTAGAAATATTAGTATTGTGATTTATCTTAAAGATATCAGGAAGATCTGGCATGTAATCATGCAGTTAAACGTTTGAAAATGAAGTCACTTTCAAATGGTCTGaagttatttttttagaaagacCCGAAATCTAAGTTACGATTAGACGGTGAGTCTCTCCAGCATTATATTACTTGATGGCAAGATCAATGTTTTCACTTGCACCAAATAACTACCTTAATCACAACGCCCCCTCAATCGAACCGTGTAGCCCATCGAAACTCACGACCTCGCAGAAGTCGACATCAGGCGATGGTTGCGAGATGTTGCGATTTCCACCGACACGAGAAATGGAAAGCTCTTGAAGGAAAATGGCTGTGAATTCCGCACAGATTCCACAAATCTCCGAGTTCGATGGTACGATCCAAGCGACCGGACTCCGGACTTCGAGCGTGTTGAGAGTTCCACCATTAGTTGTACTTATGGCTATCCAAACAGCCCCTAATCGCAACTTACATATTTGTTCGATTTGAATGTGGCAGAAGACGAAGTTGTATTATttgaaaacaaattttgatttccTACAATCCCGAGTGCTAAAAGGTTCCAACATAAGTTAAAATGTTATGGTCCATCACAAAATAGGATTGATCTCAGAGTTGACTATTGGCCCTCAACTCTGATGTAATCCCAAGGGCCCAAGTAAAAggtaagaagagaaaaaaatatctttctaTAATCCAATGGAAAGAAACTACATCAGTAGTTGCTGCATACAGAATCTGCAGGACTAAAGTAAAGACATTTTACAGCAGCAAAATCCTTCTACAAAGCATCAAAACTTCaaccatttcttctctttttccttgcTAACAACTGCTGTTGAGGCCGACGCATGAGTAGCTTCAGCATCTGCCAGTGCCTTCTGTGTATCACTCAACTTCCTCGAAGCCGCTTCATAAACCGCCTTATCCTTACCACGATTCCGCTTCACCATCTCTTCGAGCTTCTCGACTCGACTCCTTAACTCTTTCACTTCGTCTTCGTACACAACCAAAGATCTCCTATCCTCATTCTTGTGTTGTCTGTCACCCTCACCAGACCCCTTCTTATACTTTGCACCAGAACCATTATCATCATCTTGCCCATAAAGCTGCTTATTTATAAAGCTGAAGACGTCGGGTTTCTGCCCTTCTTCGGCTTTAGCGGCCCGGGCTAACTGCGCGTACttcttttccctctttcttttGCCTCCCCTGCTGCGCTTTTTGCTTGTAGCTCTATCgactttgtttttatttgaagcAACAGCATGATCAAGGGACTGCTTTGGCGGAAGCACTTTTACAGACACCGGATCGACAATACCTTGGCCTGATACACCTAACCCCATGCCTTCGCGATAACCCATGCTAGCCATCATCTTGGAAGCGATGCCCCGTGTGTGATGTTCCCACTTGGCAAAAACAGCAGTCTCTGTTTGAATCCCTCTTTGTAGTGTTGCTGCCTGAAGAAACCCTAGACCTTGATTGTTATCTTCATCTCCACTAAGTTCAGATCTTTCTGAAAATGAGCTATCTTCTTCGCTGTCTTCATCGTCGTCATCAGTTATTTCTGCATATTtggatatagagagagaatcaGAGCCGAGCTTGGCGGAGCTCCCATCATGCAGGAAGACGACTTGACCAAGCTTGTGTTCATCGTCCCATGACTCGAGCTCAGCATTCCTCCAAACGCCAGGCTGGTTTCCAGAGGCTGCCAATACATTGGTACCTACCAAGGAATGATGCCATAGAGTAGGAATGTACTCCTTCAATGAGGATATTGGAACGAGGAAACCTAAAAAGGGTGGAATTCGAATTACATGTTGCATAAACTGTATTTCGTTCAAGACAAAAAAGTGAATGAGAGGAAATCAGGTGCAAGATTCTGATTTCACATAGAGACAATAGATGAACAGTTATCTAAACCTCATTGcacaagaaaaaaagaggaggcaATAAACATGATGCGATGCAAACCGCTCCTTATGAAAGAGAATAACTAAGCAACATACCATGTGATGAGCGGCAGTTACTACCAAACCGACATCTTTGCTGTAGAAAGAACTTGCACATCTGCACTAGGGTGGACTTGTATTAGTATGTTTTCCACTAGGGTACATTACTGGGTGCTCGTTGTTCAGGGAGTTGAGGTTAGGCAATATGTAAAGTAGAAGCTCAGCGTGTGAATCCAAGAGAAGCACACGATTAATGCAACTGTTATCCAAAAAGGTGAAGCGAGAAAGTCTAAAACTTAAAGATTGACGACTCATGAGCGCTCGCTTAACATAAGTAATCTAACAGTTTGATGGATACTATTCATGAAAGGGAAATACGACATAAAGATCCCAACAAAAGCCTTGTTAAATACTCTTgccattttcttattttgtaaACAGAGATTCTATGTTGTTGAATCAGCACATAAAAAACTAGCatttgtaattaatttaaacACAAGAAACTGATGATCAATGGCAATAATCAAACtcagaaatcatataataaaggggATAGGTCCATGGAAGAGACTAAAAAGGAGATGTTGATTCAGCGGTTTAGGCAAGAAGTCATAAAACTTGCCGAAAATGGTCTTCAGACCATCTTTGCACTGGGAACTACTAAAGCATATCAAACCTGAGTCAGTTTGGGTGGCTCAACCGAGTCGATGCTGGTTCTTAAACGAGGAGTTAAAAAAGTGGACCCAAGCATTCTCGTGAAGAATACTAATTACTGAAACATGTGATTACAAAGGTGACAAACGGGGTAATCGGACATACCAGCATGCTTTCGGATGTTGGAGTAAGAAATGAAACCCTAGCAGTGTCACTGCCTTCTAAACCTACTACACGCCCATTATACCAGCGCCCATCTGTGTGCCGGAATCTACACTTTgatccaacagaaaattcttcTAATTCCAAAGGTTCTGGTTCAACCTGACCTGGATCCAAGGGTTCAGCTTTGACGTTCTCATCTGCAGCTGCTGATTCATGATCAGTAAAGATGGTATCCATTTCCTTTAGAAGTCTCGATTGTTTTAAATGAAGAAGCCCTTCCTCTGTATCTTTAATGGCCAAGAGAAGTTCCTCGTGAACCTACAAAATATGCACAATAACTCATCTATGCATGAAGGAAGCTGGCAATCATGCAAATAGGATGTAACTCTCATCCTGTTCAAGAATGAACAGAATAAGCCTCTCAGGGCATGTTCGGTTTGAAGGATTTGAGGCTCAGAATGGAAATCAAAATGAGCCATTCTCATTATTTGTATTTGGTTCAAGCGATTAGCATTCCAATTTCTATTCCGGGGTGAATCGAATCCCCCCAAAATGACTCCCACCATGGAGGTGGGAGTTAACTTTGATTCCGAAAGGGATTGAGAAAAGAGCTCCTCCATTTTCTGAATATaacttatttaaattcaaaatagagCAAGGGTTTAGGCCCACATCGCTGAATtgatatattattcttttaacattatttttccTTCGAAACTTCAATCGCATAAGAATCCTAAGTTCCTTCATAACAAAGAAAAGTGTAGAATCAAATGACAAAATTTCCATTTCTTGCATCTGAATTAAGAGCATTGGAAAAACAGAAAAGTTTAGATCTTCTACTCCAGTGGGAAGCAAAAATAAAGTGGTTCTGATGCATAGAGAAGTTAATTTGGGATCAATAGTACAGCATCTCTCCTTATAAAACTACTCAAATAGCAATTCATCTCTTAAAACTAAGCCCTACATCATCAGCGCCAATCGCGCCTCAAATCTAATCATAGCACACACAAGTGTGCCCAAATCTTCGATCAGCCACGCCATTCCTGAACAGATCGAAGAGGAAACCAATCTATGATCGGAATCCAAGGAAAGGGAtgatcaaaccctagaatttCAGGAGGGAG
This portion of the Ananas comosus cultivar F153 unplaced genomic scaffold, ASM154086v1, whole genome shotgun sequence genome encodes:
- the LOC109705301 gene encoding zinc finger CCCH domain-containing protein 18-like, which gives rise to MAGEEGDEVGIERQLEQQLEEQRASIAAVDEALAAEPANAELLAVHEELLLAIKDTEEGLLHLKQSRLLKEMDTIFTDHESAAADENVKAEPLDPGQVEPEPLELEEFSVGSKCRFRHTDGRWYNGRVVGLEGSDTARVSFLTPTSESMLMCKFFLQQRCRFGSNCRSSHGFLVPISSLKEYIPTLWHHSLVGTNVLAASGNQPGVWRNAELESWDDEHKLGQVVFLHDGSSAKLGSDSLSISKYAEITDDDDEDSEEDSSFSERSELSGDEDNNQGLGFLQAATLQRGIQTETAVFAKWEHHTRGIASKMMASMGYREGMGLGVSGQGIVDPVSVKVLPPKQSLDHAVASNKNKVDRATSKKRSRGGKRKREKKYAQLARAAKAEEGQKPDVFSFINKQLYGQDDDNGSGAKYKKGSGEGDRQHKNEDRRSLVVYEDEVKELRSRVEKLEEMVKRNRGKDKAVYEAASRKLSDTQKALADAEATHASASTAVVSKEKEKKWLKF